The following DNA comes from Naumovozyma castellii chromosome 4, complete genome.
CTTGTGTATACCGGGTATGATCTATTTCTTACTTCATCAAGGACAATCTGAGGAACAATCACATCGAAGAAACAGTCAGGATTTTCCAACAGATCAATTGCCTGTAGGACAATATTGGTATCCAATACTACATAGTGCTTCCCAATAGGCTTTGGCAATACTTGTGGCGATTCCGAAAGGACAAATTTGGGCAGGTTATTTTGAGCATCTGGCACAACAATATCTTGACATTTAGTACATGATCTAGAAAGACATGGGATATCGCTTCTTAAATAATGTTCTCTGACGATCTTAGTTGCACCACCGTTACGAGATCTGACAAAAACCTTTTGGGTCACGGTTAAACCCTCGGAAAGAcgttttcttcttggagCAACGGCTGATACAGACATATTTGTTCTGGATAACTGTTAGTATATTGCAAAGATAGTCTTTGGGCCCACTAATGTATTTACTGTCTTTTAGTAAAACTAtagtgaaaaataaattacaTTTTGCAGAAGAGAGAAAAATGTTTTTCGATGAGGGCTACAAATATGTTTAGCCCTAGAAACTTTACCCTACTTCTAAAAATGTATACCCTACTAAATCCGGGTaatgtatttttttcaattttgcCACCCAGGAATCTTCGATTAAAGGGAACTAACAAGGCAATCCATCACGAAGAAGGTAAAGATACCCCAAGAAAAGGAACTTATATTCCATACCTGGTGCCATTCGTTGTGATAAAGAAGCAAATATGCCTAATCTCGAATTTAATATCAAGCATATGGGTAAAATTTACCCAATCTCCCTGGCAGAAACCGCAACTGCAGGACATTTGAAACAGGAAGTGGAAGGATTAACTAAAGTGCCCGTGGCCCGCCAAAAATATATGGTTAAGGGTGGTCTTTCTGATGATTCTGTGAGTAACTTATCTTCGGTAATTAAGGCGGGATCTAATGTGATGTTATTGGGGACCCCAGACGCGGATTTAATTTCTAAGCCTAAGGGGACAAACcatttcattgaagatttgacTCCTGACCAACAAATGCAAAAGTTCGATTCCAACCCAATTGGGCTACAAAATATGGGGAATACTTGTTATATGAATGCAACTTTACAAGCCCTGTTTAGAGTGGATAGTATCAGAGATTTGATACTGAATTATGACCCTGCTAAGGCTAGTCCACAAGATGAAATGCACCATAAGATTGTCTTGGAAATGAAACGatgttttgaaaatttggagAATAAGAGTTATAAATCTGTCATGCCCTTGATGCTTCTAAACGTGTTAAGAAAATGTTATCCACAATTTGCCGAGCGTGACGCCCAAGGTGGATTTTATAAACAACAAGATgctgaagaattatttacaCAATTGTTTCATACTTTTGATATTGTCTTCGGTGATAAATTCTCTGATGACTTCACAGTTCAATTTAGAACTACGATTAAGGatactaataatgaagaagatgtcaccataaaggaaaatgaaaatgatttgaaactACAGTGTCATATTTCTAGTTCAACTAATTTCATGAAGAATGGGTTAATAGAATCTTTGcatgaaaagattgaaaaaagatCCGATATCACTGGTGTCAATTCCATATATTCTGTGGATAAACAGATTACTAAGTTACCTAAATATTTGACAGTGCAATATGTTAGGTTTTTTTGGAAGAGATCCACcaacaagaaatcaaagattTTACGTAAAGTGGTTTTCCCATTCCAATTGGACGTTTCAGATATGTTAACTCCTGAGTATCAACAAGAGAAGATTAAAGTTAGAGATGAATTCAGAAAAGTTGAAAAGGCTAAATTAGAAAGTGAACGTGAAACAAAGAAGCGTAAATTACAAGATACGACTGATGTTGATGAAGTCATGACTCCAAGAGAAGAGTTTGAAACGGAAAAAGCATTGGAACAGAGTGAAAAAGAACATTGGTTGAGCGAATTTAAAAAACATTTTCCTCCAGATTTACAACCAGGTGAAAACCCTTCATCTGTATACAATTTAGTGGGAATCATTACTCATCAAGGTGCCAATTCTGAATCAGGTCATTATCAAGCGTTTATTCGTGATGAAACAGACGAAAATAAATGGtataaatttaatgatgataaagtCAGTGTTGTCGAAAAGGAGAAAATTGAAGCATTAGCAGGAGGTGGTGAAAGTGATAGTGCATTGATCCTTATGTATAAAGGATTCGGATTATGATTATCTTAAAAAGTTTCTTTATTAATggaatataaatatatatatatgaataGTATGTATATGAACATTGTACTGGGTCTCCAAGTTCAGAATAAAAAGAATTCATTTATCTTCTAATATAATCAAGATTGATTTTGAACCAGCTTATTGAATTGCTTCATTTCTTCGTAACAATTCAATGGCTTCCCCTTATTTTTTAACAAACATTCCTTTAGTTGTGACCTTATGCCATCTTCTGAATcatatttattctttcttttatCTTCTAATTCCTTAAACCTATTTAATCTCTGTTCTAACTGTTTAACTTTTTCTGCCAACTCACTTGATGTGAAAGTATCATTTGGTTGTTCGGTAAGCAAGGATGcttctaattcatcttcaaatttctttagcGTTTCATTTTCTAGCTCAACTAACCTTTCAGATACCTTATCCTCAATATACTTCTCTGCCTTTTTGTGTCTTATCGAATCTGTATCGATGTTTCTGTCTAATTGAGTCAAAACGGTCTCTGAGAGGTTCAAATCGACATTAGGTTTTAACACCAAGGTATCCGATTGTTGTTTTGACGATGCAGCTCCCATTTTCTAAAGATGAGTCTCTATACTGAAGTTTGGTGGACTCCTTATGTGTGTTGCTTCTTGATCCAATAAAGTCCAAGGTCGGatttaaagatttcttcTCGATGTATTTATTTGTTCCCTAAAAAATTCAGCGATTAAGTCACCAACACTGTATAAACAAAACTCTTGAGCTGAAAATAAATGGTAAGTGCACAACTGGTGGTACTACTTCTAAACCACCACAATTCTAGTTTGTACCGTTTAATTAGACTCTTTAACAGAAATCACAtgatttttaaattttggtttgGATATCtgattcaaaataaaaatttacaaaaaagACTCTCGGTAGCCAAGTTGGTTTAAGGCGCAAGACTGTAATTTAAAACACGAAATCTTGAGATCGGGCGTTCGACTCGCCCCCGggagatatttttttttcttcctcttttttATATGATACGttatattgttgttttaaTCATATATTAAGTCCCTTCCTGTTTCATATTAAGGTATCTTGTTCCAATTTAATCAAATAGAATTTAATTAGTCAACTAAGTTGCAGTGAAAAATCGTGTTCAACGATTCCATCGCCAGATCAGACAAGCGTTTAcagaattatttattattgttgaaACTTTTATCATCGTTAATTTTCCATTGAAGTTACTTTCCAATCAAGCCAACTAAAGATGTCGAACGATCAAGAACCCATTCAGGAATCAGTAATGCCTACTCAAAAGGAAGGGGATCCATCAATGGTTCCAAATGGCATCTCAAACAACAGTACTACTGCTCCTAATAGCATGTTAAACAAAGATGAATCGGGTCAATCGCCTGGTAATGCTGTTACTCCCGCTGTTGTTCCAGTTGAAAACACTACTGGCCTTCGAAGATCCACTCGTGTTCACAAGCCAAGAACTGATATATCATttgaggaagatgaaatatttgctCCAAAGAAGCAtgagaaaaagaagaagaaggtaaCCAAGAAGGTCAAAGGGGACGGTAAAAAGACAGTTTCCCATAAATCTGTAAACAACCATTCTACTCTAAAAATAACATTGTCTAAGAAGCCAGCTAAACTTCTTGTTAAACATGCGGCAACACCAACTCCAAGTCTGCAGGAACCTATATTGAATCCAGGTGATTGGACTTCAAATGTTCCTTTGCTTTCTTCAGATTTCAAAACTCATCAAAGTGTGGTTTCCCGTTTGAAGAGTCCAAATATGAAATCTGTGCCATATGCTGGAGATGTGATTAAATCAATGACATttgttaataaattcaatagGTATTTCGCTGCTGAATTGCAAAACTTATCCTTTCAAGATTATGAAATAGGATTAGATTTATACCCGGAACCTGTGGTAGGAAAGGTACCTaaacagcaacagcaacaggTAGAAATGACGAAGCAACGGAAATTGCTATACCAAGATTACATTCCTGTAAAGGAAGTCATTGGATATCAAGATAAGATGAACCTTTTGTTTCTCTCGTTATTGAACCTTATCTTTACTCAAGTTAAAAAAGACGAAGAATTTGAACCAATTACcttgaatgaaattaattcatccTCTAAAAAGGCATTTGCCCCATTAATGACTCTATTAAGAGAACGTTGTAGATCATGGGGGTATCCGCGTGAATGGCGCTCCCCATGTTTAGTGCCAGATGTTTCTAAACCTATTTCATCACTGTTCCCTGTGAACGATAATGGCCCTCCAGTTGACCCAAACAACCCCGAAATCTTAACTAGAAACATTTACACTTGGTTTCAAAGTAGCCCTGTCCCATTAGAAGATGATCCTATTCAGAACCCGGATTTGGATAGAATGGGTATTCTTGCATTGAATCCAGCAGACCGTATTGTTCTATTACGAGCATTGACTGACTGGTGTAGTGGTTATTCTACTTTGATTCATAATGAAATCTACCACCTTTCACATTTCAAGAAAGATCAGGCATTTGGTGTCCATACTCAACATGTCCCCAGATATTTCGTGGAGGGTGCAGAACCTACATTTAAGAGATTTGTTAAGTTAACCAGTCTTGTTCAAGCAAGGTTTGAAATTCGTTCGAAAAAGAAGCATTTTAGaaaacttttgaaagaaggtaagaataatgattttggtaagaaattagaaatattgaaagaaattaagGATGCATTAAAGAACGTTCCAAAGGAAGAGAAGGAGAAAACTATTATTTCTCTATATGATAAATGGGCCCAAGTATTTGAAGGTGAACTTAATGATAATCCTTTGAATAATccatttgatgatgagCTCTATAAATTAAGATCACAGGAATTTTTCATAGGTAGAGTTCCACACATGGGTGATTTTTATCTTCCAAGGTTACAGACTTACTGTGAGACTCAAAGTATAAACACATTTACAGATTTAAGGACGTTGAAAGAACTGCTGCAAAAATTTAGTACCCATGAGTATAATACATATActttatttgaaaactACGGGCAATTGATGAGTGCccaatttaaattattctACCATGATTCTCCATCATTGATAAGGGATACTGCTCGTGGTGTTAATACAGTTGGGAAAGTATATTGGTATGAAATGTGTCATGATTCGAAATCACTAAAGGAATTCTTGGAAGTTCTTGATTACAAGATTGCTTTGCCAAAGgagaaagaagataatgaagGAGAACAACAAGATGAATCAGCAATCAATGAGGAAAAATCAGAAACTTCCCTTGTTAATAAACATCCTTTGCCAAAAGATGCAAGGTATAACACAGCAAggaataaattaaaaatgttaCACGAATACTTGTCtgaattatattatatattagTGGAATTTGAGCAATTAAAGGTTCAATATGCCGATATGAATCCAGGTAAAAGACAATTAAGGAGAATGCAGACACGTACCTATACAACTGAATATGACAGTGAAGGGGATGTTGATGCTGATAGTTTTGATGGTGAGAGTTCTGAAGAATACACAAATGATAGAAGACGCTCCAAAAGAGCTCGCTTAGATTAGTTGTGGAAGTAGAATTGGTATATTATAACTTAATTAAATATAGGTAAAGTACAtatgaatataataaaagCTAGGGTAAAAATACAATATGCGAAAAACTAATCGCATACATTATAAATCACGATTAGGTCAATAGGTTTCTTTTAATCAATAACATTCTCTTTAGAATTATCAACAGGCGTTGCTGGATGTGATGTTCGATAGTCataaattttttgtttattttttgttgCTGCCTTCACAATCTGTGCAAATGCGTTCTGGGTTAGGACAgacttcttcaatttctcttgTTCTGTCAAGGTACGATCTTGGTTGCTGATGGCACATAATTTTAGTTTTTCATCCAAGTCAGCTTCCAATGTATCATTGGATATATTAACAGCGGAGTTCGATCTCAAATCGGAATCACTTTCACTTCCAAGACAATAAAGTTGTCTTAGTTTCCGTATTCTGTTGTTTAATTTAACAATCTCCACTGCGTCACGGAATTTCTTGCGTGCATCAAACCGTTCTTTGAAGCTAGGGAGTAAATCAGCGTTTCTACATACCTTACTTGTAATCCATGGATCATCCAATAATTCTGTAGCTGTGGGTCTCTTTTGAGGATTCAAATCTAATGCCTtcaatataaaatttttggCATCATCTGAAATATTATCCCAATATGGTTTGTGAAACTTAACGGGATAATCACCAGAAGTACATTCATCGAGAAAACCTTCCACTGTCTCCGCCACGAAGGCTGCATAACCAGATAGTAGAGTATATGTGATGACACCAATGGACCATATGTCGCATGGTTTCCCATGCCCATCTACCGTTAGTACTTCCGGTGCCACGTACCCTAATGAACCAGCGGCTTTAAATATTAACTGTTCCCCTTTTTTTAATTCCTTTGCAATCCCAAAATCAGCAATTACTAATTCTGaatcttccttttcagtAAGGTATAGCAGATTTTCTGGTTTCAAATCCCTATGAACTATATCCCGGCtatgaatatattccaCGGCACTCAGAATCTGTATCAATATCTTTACAGCATCATCCTCCGAGAATCTCCCCTTTTTGATAATTCTATCAAACAATTCACCTCCTGTGGCTAACTGAGTAACGATGTAAATTTTATCGTCAGTTTCAAACCAGTTTTTAAATTCTACTATATTGGGATGATgcagtttcttcaaaattgttAGTTCATCATACAACATTTGCAGTTGGACTTGATTACCCTCCAGGGCTTTCTTCAGCAGGATCTTTATGGCGACTTCCTCGTTGTTCGACTTTTTCGTGGCCTCTCTAACAACTCCAAAGGAACCAGCCCCTAATGTCTTCCCAAATTCATAATCACTCTTTGTAACTTTAGAAGGAAATAGACTAAATGATTCAAGGGAAACAACCGATGGGTCTTCCAGTTCATTCATTTCTCCTTATTGTTCGCCGTGTAAAACTTGCTATTGTAAATATGTTTGTCTTCTTCTGGGTCTATTCCAGATAGTGTGCTCCAGCTTAACTCGACGagaatataatttcttttatatGTTTCGAACAACGTCATAACGACGATGAAACGTTTCTTATTCCACGGGCTTTGATAAATCAACTTCACCTATTTTGGTTTTCGCGAACACGGAACTACCATTCTAAGGATGATAATAGGAGCGAACGTTACAAACAGTTGGCCACATAGGGATAGTTGTTCAAGTAAATCGTATGGAAACCactctcttcttcttttgttcttcttggaCAGATTCAAGGACATTAGTAGGCTTATGTCCGTTGTTCCGCGGAACTCTATTCTCTATTATTAACATTAACATTaaactttatttattatataaaaataCTCAAAAATAAACTAGGAATTTATCAATAGTGTATCAAATTTTATCATATGCATGTGTTTTGATCAAACACCTTACTAAAAATGGTGATTTTGTACCttagtttttttttttttaattcattaaaggTTCTCATTCAGCAGcatcgtcatcattatcatcatcatcttcctctATGGATCTTCCATCCATACTCAAGTTGAAGTAATCGTTGACATTATTAGCGTCTTGAAGAGTACCTAAATCACCTGGAGTCATGAACACGGTGCTTCCCGCTCTGT
Coding sequences within:
- the UBP6 gene encoding ubiquitin-specific protease UBP6 (ancestral locus Anc_1.369) encodes the protein MPNLEFNIKHMGKIYPISLAETATAGHLKQEVEGLTKVPVARQKYMVKGGLSDDSVSNLSSVIKAGSNVMLLGTPDADLISKPKGTNHFIEDLTPDQQMQKFDSNPIGLQNMGNTCYMNATLQALFRVDSIRDLILNYDPAKASPQDEMHHKIVLEMKRCFENLENKSYKSVMPLMLLNVLRKCYPQFAERDAQGGFYKQQDAEELFTQLFHTFDIVFGDKFSDDFTVQFRTTIKDTNNEEDVTIKENENDLKLQCHISSSTNFMKNGLIESLHEKIEKRSDITGVNSIYSVDKQITKLPKYLTVQYVRFFWKRSTNKKSKILRKVVFPFQLDVSDMLTPEYQQEKIKVRDEFRKVEKAKLESERETKKRKLQDTTDVDEVMTPREEFETEKALEQSEKEHWLSEFKKHFPPDLQPGENPSSVYNLVGIITHQGANSESGHYQAFIRDETDENKWYKFNDDKVSVVEKEKIEALAGGGESDSALILMYKGFGL
- the MIC19 gene encoding Mic19p (ancestral locus Anc_1.370) gives rise to the protein MGAASSKQQSDTLVLKPNVDLNLSETVLTQLDRNIDTDSIRHKKAEKYIEDKVSERLVELENETLKKFEDELEASLLTEQPNDTFTSSELAEKVKQLEQRLNRFKELEDKRKNKYDSEDGIRSQLKECLLKNKGKPLNCYEEMKQFNKLVQNQS
- the IOC3 gene encoding Ioc3p (ancestral locus Anc_1.373); translation: MSNDQEPIQESVMPTQKEGDPSMVPNGISNNSTTAPNSMLNKDESGQSPGNAVTPAVVPVENTTGLRRSTRVHKPRTDISFEEDEIFAPKKHEKKKKKVTKKVKGDGKKTVSHKSVNNHSTLKITLSKKPAKLLVKHAATPTPSLQEPILNPGDWTSNVPLLSSDFKTHQSVVSRLKSPNMKSVPYAGDVIKSMTFVNKFNRYFAAELQNLSFQDYEIGLDLYPEPVVGKVPKQQQQQVEMTKQRKLLYQDYIPVKEVIGYQDKMNLLFLSLLNLIFTQVKKDEEFEPITLNEINSSSKKAFAPLMTLLRERCRSWGYPREWRSPCLVPDVSKPISSLFPVNDNGPPVDPNNPEILTRNIYTWFQSSPVPLEDDPIQNPDLDRMGILALNPADRIVLLRALTDWCSGYSTLIHNEIYHLSHFKKDQAFGVHTQHVPRYFVEGAEPTFKRFVKLTSLVQARFEIRSKKKHFRKLLKEGKNNDFGKKLEILKEIKDALKNVPKEEKEKTIISLYDKWAQVFEGELNDNPLNNPFDDELYKLRSQEFFIGRVPHMGDFYLPRLQTYCETQSINTFTDLRTLKELLQKFSTHEYNTYTLFENYGQLMSAQFKLFYHDSPSLIRDTARGVNTVGKVYWYEMCHDSKSLKEFLEVLDYKIALPKEKEDNEGEQQDESAINEEKSETSLVNKHPLPKDARYNTARNKLKMLHEYLSELYYILVEFEQLKVQYADMNPGKRQLRRMQTRTYTTEYDSEGDVDADSFDGESSEEYTNDRRRSKRARLD
- the CMK1 gene encoding calmodulin-dependent protein kinase CMK1 (ancestral locus Anc_1.374), whose amino-acid sequence is MNELEDPSVVSLESFSLFPSKVTKSDYEFGKTLGAGSFGVVREATKKSNNEEVAIKILLKKALEGNQVQLQMLYDELTILKKLHHPNIVEFKNWFETDDKIYIVTQLATGGELFDRIIKKGRFSEDDAVKILIQILSAVEYIHSRDIVHRDLKPENLLYLTEKEDSELVIADFGIAKELKKGEQLIFKAAGSLGYVAPEVLTVDGHGKPCDIWSIGVITYTLLSGYAAFVAETVEGFLDECTSGDYPVKFHKPYWDNISDDAKNFILKALDLNPQKRPTATELLDDPWITSKVCRNADLLPSFKERFDARKKFRDAVEIVKLNNRIRKLRQLYCLGSESDSDLRSNSAVNISNDTLEADLDEKLKLCAISNQDRTLTEQEKLKKSVLTQNAFAQIVKAATKNKQKIYDYRTSHPATPVDNSKENVID